Proteins from one Natrinema salinisoli genomic window:
- a CDS encoding DUF5795 family protein: MSENRVVQGRMVTAEKLAELVEGDSVMEVDSIEEADEACPDCGENVLKVVYMPSVTELVTGWKCQECDWSETDRD, translated from the coding sequence GTGAGCGAGAATCGCGTCGTTCAGGGGCGAATGGTCACGGCCGAAAAGCTCGCGGAGCTCGTCGAAGGCGACTCCGTGATGGAAGTCGATTCGATCGAGGAGGCAGACGAAGCGTGTCCGGACTGCGGTGAAAACGTGTTGAAAGTGGTGTACATGCCGTCGGTCACCGAACTCGTCACCGGCTGGAAGTGCCAGGAGTGCGACTGGAGCGAGACGGATCGGGACTGA